A portion of the Algisphaera agarilytica genome contains these proteins:
- a CDS encoding class I SAM-dependent methyltransferase — protein sequence MSKAKRPHRLEIYEHAVQQPWAEAALLGRIYEAMNGGESAWLLREDFAGTCSVAASWCESHPERQAMAVELHGPTLRWAQRRHAHIEDLHLVEADVMQIASPKVDLTAALNFSTFIYHDESALLGYLRHARKGLRPGGVFVMDVFGGPGAQRLGTQTRPADGFTYQWEQRAFDPITHRIDCRIHFTLGDGHTIRSAFRYDWRLWTLPELRGLLSKAGFGQVEVWSEAKNGRIGPAKRLPAAEDWVAYLVAKR from the coding sequence ATGAGCAAGGCAAAACGTCCTCACCGGTTGGAAATTTACGAGCACGCGGTGCAGCAGCCGTGGGCCGAGGCGGCGTTGCTAGGGCGGATTTACGAAGCGATGAACGGCGGGGAATCGGCGTGGCTCCTGCGCGAAGACTTTGCGGGGACGTGCTCGGTGGCGGCGTCCTGGTGCGAAAGTCACCCCGAGCGACAGGCCATGGCCGTTGAGCTCCACGGCCCGACCCTCCGCTGGGCCCAGCGTCGCCACGCCCACATCGAGGACCTGCACCTGGTCGAGGCGGACGTGATGCAGATCGCGTCTCCCAAAGTCGACCTCACCGCGGCCCTGAACTTCAGCACGTTCATCTACCACGACGAATCCGCCCTGCTCGGCTACCTGCGCCACGCCCGCAAGGGCCTCCGCCCCGGCGGTGTTTTCGTCATGGATGTCTTCGGCGGCCCGGGGGCTCAGCGGCTGGGAACCCAGACCCGCCCGGCCGACGGGTTCACCTACCAGTGGGAGCAGCGGGCGTTCGATCCGATCACCCACCGGATCGACTGCCGGATCCACTTCACGCTGGGCGACGGCCATACGATCCGGTCGGCCTTTCGCTACGACTGGCGGCTGTGGACGCTCCCCGAACTGCGGGGTCTGCTCTCCAAAGCAGGGTTCGGGCAAGTGGAGGTGTGGTCCGAGGCGAAAAACGGCCGGATCGGCCCGGCGAAGCGTCTTCCGGCGGCCGAAGACTGGGTCGCCTACCTCGTCGCGAAGCGGTGA
- a CDS encoding glycine cleavage system protein R, which produces MTSLILTVVGPDRPGLVKALSDVVARHDANWLEGEMAQLAGQFAGIVHVQAPIESVEALSADLDGLKAQKLYVHVTHSPEADSADLRGTRLYELELIGLDRPGIVRDLAKALATRSINVAKLKTLTESAPMSGELMFKATASLHAPEDTSHDDLHDALDQLADDLDLDLSLNVATPQAG; this is translated from the coding sequence ATGACCTCTCTCATCCTCACCGTCGTCGGCCCCGACCGCCCGGGCCTGGTCAAAGCCCTCTCCGATGTGGTCGCTCGCCACGACGCCAATTGGCTCGAGGGCGAGATGGCGCAGCTCGCCGGGCAATTTGCAGGCATCGTCCACGTCCAGGCGCCTATCGAGTCGGTCGAAGCGCTCAGCGCGGATTTGGACGGACTGAAAGCCCAGAAGCTGTACGTCCACGTGACGCATAGCCCCGAGGCCGACTCCGCCGACCTCCGCGGCACCCGCCTGTACGAGCTCGAACTCATCGGGTTGGACCGCCCGGGCATCGTGCGTGACCTGGCCAAGGCGTTGGCCACCCGCAGCATCAATGTCGCGAAGCTCAAGACCCTGACCGAAAGCGCCCCGATGTCCGGCGAGCTCATGTTCAAAGCGACCGCCAGCCTCCACGCCCCCGAGGACACGTCGCACGACGATCTGCACGACGCCCTCGACCAACTCGCCGACGATCTGGACCTGGACCTGTCGCTCAACGTGGCCACGCCACAAGCGGGCTGA